TCGGTATATGGAAAATATTTTATAAAAACGCATACTAAATTGACTCTTAATTATATATAGCGCATTTTGCGCTATTTTTTAGTCGAATAAGGACATATTATGAAAGGACCGTTATTTTATGCTAAAATTTTGCTATTTGGAGAATATGGAATTATAAAGGATTCCAAAGGTTTGGCCATTCCGTATAATTCATACAGAGGCGCTTTAAAATTAGCAGCGAATTTGTCAGGAGAGGCTAAAAAATCTAATGAGAATTTAGTGCGATTTTTTGAATACTTACATCAGTTGGATACAGATGTGGTTTCATTTGATTTTAATGAATTTAAAGCGGATTTAAAACAGGGGTTGTATTTTGATTCCTCTATTCCGCAAGGGTATGGAGTGGGAAGTTCCGGGGCTTTAGTTGCTTCTATTTATGATAAATACGGGCAGGATAAGATAACCGTATTGGAAAACTTAACCAGAGATAAGCTGCTAAAGTTAAAAAAGATTTTTTCCTTAATGGAATCTTTTTTTCACGGTAATAGTTCGGGCTTAGACCCGTTAAACAGCTATTTGAGCTTACCCATTTTAATCAATTCCAAAACCCATATAGAACCGGCCGGAATTCCGTCACAAAAAGAAGGGAAAGGTGCGGTATTC
This window of the Flavobacteriaceae bacterium genome carries:
- a CDS encoding mevalonate kinase codes for the protein MKGPLFYAKILLFGEYGIIKDSKGLAIPYNSYRGALKLAANLSGEAKKSNENLVRFFEYLHQLDTDVVSFDFNEFKADLKQGLYFDSSIPQGYGVGSSGALVASIYDKYGQDKITVLENLTRDKLLKLKKIFSLMESFFHGNSSGLDPLNSYLSLPILINSKTHIEPAGIPSQKEGKGAVFLLDSKQVGETQPMVNIFMNKMKNKGFRKMLHEDFATCTDACIEDFLYGNVRSLFSNVKKLSKIVFANFKPMIPTPIHNIWKQGIDTNDYYLKLCGSGGGGYVLGFTQDYEKAKQKLQDYKLELVYRF